One window of the Pseudochaenichthys georgianus chromosome 21, fPseGeo1.2, whole genome shotgun sequence genome contains the following:
- the LOC117466876 gene encoding glutamate-rich protein 6-like: MSQEHEEDEEPTLDSPGGSPEMDSATKHGLENTQSTSSPEYLTIHASDGRVVTRISAGTQTDWRHEEEENPDYKYSNVGTSQAPHKNVATASEQSVPKNMKSELEISPDNEVLDSFSEGTPRAPAACQGETEASLTNLDKISSSSGSDSSEEKLQTVLNIRCEHCQQPEKPPATSHQIANSVDPREVFCCEKARNRDPAMRKDQRLKGVEYESSDPQTPQAGDAVTTMMKVLFPEIEYIEIEDSGNTFSFNGQNAGRQRTSPLVKHYSNGQIFIVIFPDGTGHVCYPSGRLAILVSAAQSADWCCVLVLEDKHPRPCIQAVFTTEGQATCYHNNGCIWVNLSPWGGTYCSDTGGLKKHWDWLDKEQHVHAPPYRTLALTLSPNLNIRIQSQEHICIAFTSGKRSIQLNVGAKLKLNQGKGLTLPGLDMLQRYLQQKSAEINALLQNIQSLIPDQKTVSPRKVKPQPSLISQTERRQLPMKQQQSAKKTPKADNGHLCEVTQTVLFTSFDFKCFQ, from the exons ATGAGTCAAGAACATGAAGAGGATGAAGAACCAACACTTGACTCGCCAGGCGGATCACCTGAGATGGATTCGGCAACAAAACATGGACTTGAAAACACACAGAG CACGAGCTCACCTGAATATCTGACGATCCACGCATCTGACGGGAGAGTTGTCACCAGAATCAGCGCTGGCACACAGACTGActggagacatgaggaagaggaaaATCCAG ACTATAAATACTCCAACGTAGGAACATCACAAGCACCTCATAAGAATGTGGCGACTGCATCTGAGCAG AGCGTTCCTAAAAACATGAAGTCTGAGTTGGAGATATCCCCAGATAATGAAGTGTTGGATTCGTTCAGCGAAGGAACTCCCAGAGCTCCCGCAGCCTGCCAAGGAGAAACTGAGGCGTCTTTAACTAATCTGGACAAG ATCTCATCCTCAAGTGGCTCAGACTCATCAGAGGAGAAGCTGCAGACTGTGCTGAACATTCGCTGCGAGCACTGCCAGCAGCCTGAGAAACCCCCAGCGACCAGCCATCAGATCGCCAACAGTGTCGACCCACGGGAG GTCTTCTGCTGCGAGAAGGCACGGAATAGAGACCCGGCGATGCGGAAAGATCAAAG GTTAAAGGGTGTGGAATATGAAAGCTCAGATCCTCAGACCCCTCAAGCAG GTGATGCTGTGACCACCATGATGAAGGTGTTATTCCCTGAAATAGAATATATAGAAATCGAGGATTCTGGAAACACTTTCTCTTTCAATGGACAAAACGCTGGACGGCAG AGGACGTCACCCCTTGTGAAACACTACAGCAATGGTCAGATATTTATTGTGATTTTTCCTGATGGAACTGGGCATGTGTG CTATCCATCAGGCAGGCTTGCTATTCTTGTATCTGCTGCCCAATCAGCTGACTGGTGCTGTGTGTTGGTCTTGGAGGACAAACATCCACGGCCTTGCATTCAGGCAGTTTTCACCACTGAAGGGCAGGCAACCTGTTATCACAACAATGGCTGTATTTG GGTGAATCTTTCTCCATGGGGAGGCACCTACTGCAGTGACACAGGTGGTTTGAAGAAACATTGGGACTGGCTGGACAAAGAGCAACATGTTCATGCTCCGCCCTACCGGACCCTCGCTCTGACACTGAGCCCTAACCTCAACATCCGCATCCAATCCCAGGAGCACATCTGCATCGCTTTCACCTCGGGGAAGCGGAGCATACAGCTAAATGTAGGGGCAAAATTGAAG CTGAATCAAGGCAAAGGGCTAACGCTGCCGGGGCTCGACATGCTCCAGAGGTATCTGCAGCAGAAGAGTGCAGAGATCAACGCCCTGCTCCAGAACATCCAGTCCCTCATCCCCGATCAAAAGACTGTCAGTCCACGGAAGGTCAAGCCCCAGCCAAGCCTCATCTCACAGACGGAAAGACGGCAGCTGCCAATGAAACAGCAACAGTCTGCCAAGAAGACTCCTAAAGCAGACAATGGTCATTTGTGTGAAGTGACTCAAACTGTACTATTCACATCATTTGATTTCAAGTGCTTCCAATAA
- the LOC117467022 gene encoding glutamate-rich protein 6-like — protein MSQSPTYQRDSASASPESPKEGDFSPRQLYDNLKSLEEQETCDNQRDPIVNIITDNDSSSLLNAEICAPLVANDLGKLCAGTLPQEQLKKSHWRDPRRFSTSPIKENPPGSPEFMEVLSLDGRLITLVGAQTQTDWEWVEQNLFFSCQVQKETENSPLLQAEVVNMDAVADSSEEPGDEEMAEIEHNIPSVGPPRLIAHKPEPKQTPHVGEVPQVESKQGGLLAQCDYCQQLCQPVIHGEMLENETHFKRLFCCKQAKQMRELIMGERERLAQRESARKIDVKPHDPVMSEEEREAAKKQAKERLKLLRLWRKAGNLIVDVDNNSEPSIKPPIKVKNKTTDLFSVKEQTDGEPKLKELIRKFYKSGKGFLTLCPDGTGNVFYPSGKAAIIISSSEGADFTYIILEDNDVSPSIKGIFTNKGHATCYHRTGMMWLNLTPGGGLCFSETGALRRRWNWLYGDPHVRNLPFKPLTFALAPHISVRIHSQERVSITFAHKQNRVHFNVGSKLISPESHGKLGQDVLERYIQMKSSEMHSMLGQMQTFMSHHSARLRNIKPHYSFIAQVQRLSRQMEKEESPEETKAHVN, from the exons ATGAGTCAGTCTCCAACCTACCAAAGGGATTCTGCCTCTGCATCTCCTGAGAGTCCGAAAGAAGGTGACTTCTCCCCTCGACAGCTTTATGACAACCTGAAGAGCCTGGAGGAGCAAGAGACATGCGACAACCAGAGAGATCCCATTGTCAATATCATAACCGACAACGACTCCAGCTCTCTTTTGAACGCTGAAATCTGCGCTCCGCTAGTGGCAAATGACCTTGGGAAACTATGTGCTGGCACACTTCCACAAGAACAACTGAAGAAAA GCCATTGGAGAGACCCAAGACGCTTCAGTACATCGCCTATAAAAGAGAATCC TCCAGGCTCACCAGAGTTCATGGAGGTTCTCTCACTGGATGGAAGACTCATCACGTTGGTGGGCGCTCAGACCCAGACAGATTGGGAGTGGGTGGAGCAGAACCTCTTCTTCAGCTGTCAAG ttcaaaaggaaactgaaaatTCCCCGTTGTTGCAGGCAGAGGTGGTGAACATGGACGCTGTCGCCGATTCTTCAGAG GAGCCAGGAGATGAAGAGATGGCCGAGATTGAGCACAATATACCGAGTGTGGGTCCGCCTCGTCTCATAGCACACAAGCCAGAGCCAAAACAAACTCCTCATGTTGGAGAG GTTCCACAGGTTGAATCTAAACAGGGTGGGCTTCTTGCACAGTGTGACTATTGCCAGCAGCTCTGTCAGCCCGTCATACACGGTGAGATGTTGGAAAATGAAACACACTTTAAGAGG CTCTTTTGTTGCAAACAAGCTAAACAAATGAGAGAGCTTATTATGGGAGAAAGAGAAAGATTGGCACAGAGGGAGTCAGCTAGGAAGATTGATGTGAAGCCGCATGATCCTGTCATGAGTGAGGAGGAGAGGGAAGCTGCTAAAAAGCAGGCTAAGGAGAG GTTGAAGCTTTTGcgactctggagaaaagcaGGCAACTTGATTGTAGACGTTG ACAACAACAGTGAGCCTTCAATAAAGCCTCCGATAAAGGTCAAAAACAAAACTACTGACTTGTTCTCAGTAAAAGAACAAACAGACGGTGAGCCAAAG CTCAAGGAATTGATTAGGAAGTTCTACAAAAGTGGGAAGGGCTTTCTCACCCTATGTCCAGATGGAACCGGAAATGTTTT TTACCCTTCTGGGAAAGCAGCCATTATAATATCCTCCTCAGAAGGTGCGGACTTCACTTACATCATCTTGGAGGACAATGATGTATCGCCCAGCATCAAAGGCATTTTCACAAATAAAGGCCACGCCACATGCTATCATCGCACCGGAATGATGTG GTTGAATTTGACCCCTGGTGGAGGTCTCTGCTTCAGTGAGACAGGAGCTTTGAGGAGGCGTTGGAATTGGTTGTACGGTGACCCGCATGTACGTAACCTCCCTTTCAAGCCTCTGACCTTTGCCCTGGCCCCACACATCAGTGTGCGCATACACTCACAGGAACGCGTGAGCATCACCTTCGCACATAAGCAAAACAGAGTGCACTTCAATGTGGGGTCAAAG CTCATTTCTCCAGAGAGCCATGGCAAGCTGGGGCAAGACGTTCTGGAGAGATATATCCAAATGAAGAGCTCAGAGATGCACTCTATGCTTGGCCAGATGCAAACCTTCATGTCCCACCACTCTGCGAGGCTGAGGAACATTAAGCCACATTACAGTTTCATCGCCCAGGTGCAGCGGCTTAGCAGACAAATGGAAAAGGAGGAGTCACCTGAAGAGACAAAGGCCCATGTGAATTAA
- the ednrbb gene encoding endothelin receptor type B translates to MCTSKVLQKPFQGLLRKSSTMWTIALVLCLGNIVIGAEAGDQHSEPFPVIERSETTSPGLLILEKQKSNSSIHPPQGDRAKAPHPPMCLESAGIRDAFKYIHTVVSLVVFVVGIVGNSALLKIIYVNKSMRSGPNILIASLALGDLIHIVIDIPINAYRIMAEDWPFGLALCKLVPFIQKSTVGITVLSLCALSVDRYRAVVSWNRIKGIGVPVWTVIEITLIWVISILLAVPEVVGFDLITMNYKDKHLRICLLHPMQATPFMQFYKSVKDWWLFGFYFCMPLIWTAVFYALMTRKMLKHSENTLSDHTKQRREVAKTVFCLVIVFALCWLPLYLSRILKSTMYDQKDPKRCQLLSVFLTLDYFGINMASLNSCINPIALYIVSNRFKRCFKACLCGCCRLGAVTHDDAQSVLKSRMQDQASEESSNIKAHKQTSTPLPEQENTLPC, encoded by the exons ATGTGTACATCTAAAG TGCTGCAAAAACCATTTCAGGGCCTTTTGAGGAAATCATCAACAATGTGGACCATTGCTCTCGTTCTTTGTTTGGGGAATATTGTCATCGGAGCAGAGGCCGGTGATCAGCATTCAGAACCGTTCCCTGTAATTGAACGCTCTGAAACGACATCCCCTGGTCTTTTAATATTGGAAAAACAGAAATCCAACAGCTCAATTCATCCCCCTCAGGGAGACAGAGCGAAAGCACCGCACCCTCCTATGTGCTTGGAGTCAGCTGGAATCAGAGACGCCTTCAAATACATCCATACTGTGGTTTCTCTAGTGGTATTTGTCGTTGGAATAGTGGGAAATTCAGCTTTATTGAAAATCATATATGTAAACAAAAGCATGAGAAGCGGACCAAACATTCTCATTGCCAGTCTTGCTTTGGGGGATCTAATCCACATTGTGATAGACATTCCCATCAACGCATACAGG ATCATGGCAGAAGATTGGCCATTTGGCTTAGCGCTGTGCAAACTCGTCCCCTTCATACAGAAGAGCACTGTTGGAATCACGGTGCTGAGCTTATGTGCTCTGAGTGTCGACAG ATACCGAGCTGTAGTATCCTGGAATCGAATCAAAGGCATCGGGGTTCCAGTGTGGACGGTAATCGAAATAACTCTGATTTGGGTTATTTCGATCCTGCTGGCTGTGCCTGAAGTCGTCGGCTTTGATTTGATAACAATGAACTATAAAGACAAGCATCTGAGAATATGTCTGCTTCATCCCATGCAAGCCACACCGTTCATGCAG TTTTATAAATCAGTGAAGGACTGGTGGCTCTTTGGCTTCTACTTCTGCATGCCCCTGATCTGGACGGCCGTCTTCTATGCACTCATGACCAGGAAAATGCTGAAACATTCGGAGAATACATTAAGCGACCACACCAAGCAG AGAAGAGAGGTTGCAAAGACAGTCTTCTGCCTGGTGATCGTGTTTGCACTCTGTTGGTTGCCTCTGTACCTAAGCAGAATCTTGAAATCAACCATGTATGATCAGAAAGATCCTAAAAGGTGTCAGCTACTGAG CGTCTTTCTTACCCTGGACTACTTTGGCATTAATATGGCATCCCTCAACTCGTGCATCAACCCTATTGCATTGTACATCGTCAGCAATAGGTTTAAAAGATGTTTCAAG GCATGTCTGTGCGGTTGCTGTCGTCTTGGAGCTGTCACTCATGACGATGCGCAGTCTGTTTTGAAGTCCAGAATGCAGGATCAAGCCTCGGAGGAGAGCAGCAACATCAAAGCTCACAAGCAGACGTCCACACCTCTACCTGAGCAGGAGAACACCTTACCGTGTTAA